The Glycine soja cultivar W05 chromosome 4, ASM419377v2, whole genome shotgun sequence genomic sequence AAGATCCAAGCTTGATGATATGAGTGTGAAGCATGTGTTCATTAGTTATAATGCAAGTTCAAAAGGCTACAAGTTATACAATCCAATCAATGGGAAGATTGTTGTAAGCAAATAATGTAGAATTTGATAAAAAAGAGACATGAaattgggagaaagaaaaagacacctatgatttctttccttattttggaaaaaatgatgaagaagTTGAAGCACCAAATGAGTTTTTGTACTCCACCTCCTTCACCAACTCATTCAATTCGTGAAACATCATCTTTCGAAGGGAGCTCAAGTGAAAGACCAAAAGACCAAGAAAAATGAGAAGCCTTCAAGACATACATGATGAAACTgaaattataaatgatttattttgcctttttgttGACAATGAGTTTTTCACTTTTGAAGAAGCTATGGAAGACAAAAGGTGGAGACAAGCCATGGAGGAAGAAATTAATATCATCAAGAAAAATGACACTTGGGAGTTATCAAAACTTCCTAAGAATCATGAAGCAATATGAGTCAAATGAATGTTCAAGTTTAAGAAAAAGATtgccaaaaaagaaagaagtggagttATTTATTGTAAGACAAAAAATCAAGTGGTATATATTTTTACTAAGCCCCTCAAGTTCAAAGATATTAGAAGATTGAGAGCAAGACTTGAAGTGCAGAAAATTAATTGAGGATTTTCTAATTAAGGGGGATGttagaaataataatagttattggAAAATAAAGGATTGTGAGTTACTATTAGAAGATGAATGGGTGTGAGTTAATAAGAATTAAGggacattattttttgttatcaatGTATTGAAAGGGTCATGACATTATGTCCATTTAGTGCCTTAATTGAATAATTATGTAATGCTTATGGATTACTGTACTATAAATAGAGCACCAAATCACGTAACCAAGTATACCAAATAAAGagaatcttctctaaaatttatagtttcttctctttttgtaacaaaatgtatgttttatagtagaaaaaatataataaacaaagaagaagagagacaatACATATGTGAAGAAAATAGAATGATTTTATTCTGAATCAAATTATTCTGAGCAGTAatacaataaatagcaaaaCAGAAACtaatcaaataacaagatttttgcaaaatagaaaattaaaactgACTTGCTCCTAAAGTATAGGAACCACTTATTGACTAGGCTAATCCATaactaaaacaaagaaaaacaaacaaaatatgcagttacaaaagtaatttaaaaaaatttaaacactccTCCTTGCTTTAGGAATTGCATACTCCAATTCTCTGCCTAAAGAGTTCAAATTTGTTGTTAGGTAGTAGCTTTGTAAACATATCAACCAGTTGATCTTCAGACTTGCAATAAATTAAGTTCATTTCTCCACTTTGCTGCATCTCTctcaaaattaactaaaagtgataaaacaaaattatcttaggttgaaaaaattacacaaagaGTGGATTTCACTTCATTGTGAGAGAAtaatgaaaattgattttgacttTAGTCTaattaacttgattttttttaaaaaataaatatgtttggaTGTTGTCAGGTAAAATTGATTATGCCTAAAAACCTTAATTTGATtggaagtataaaaaaaaagagtaacatTTGCTTTGGATTGAAAAATTTACACCAAGTGTTATAGCAAAATtgctttaaagataaaaaaattcaaacataaattgcttcacataaaaaataattttaatcaaaattaattttacaaaatcagttttatttaaaatcaattttacaagcATCAATCCAATCACACaactttatattaataaatgtatttagaattaaaaaaaaaatcctaaaatctcaaaatcaatttcatgGTTTGGTGATGAATAGCCAAATATCATGGTGtcaccatatatatataaataaaagacaaTACAATGTTGATGTGAGTGTGAACATGAAAAGAGAAACTAATTGTGTTTAATGCAGTGTCACTTCAAACACAtacaattcaaaattaattttacaaacaaTCTCCGAAACATATATCTAATTGAAAAACATACACTCAACGAGAGTATACAAGCAAAAGATAATTAGATCCTTACTCATATGATTTTCAATGGAACAAGAATTTTTACTTTGCTCAAATTATCATGAAATTAGGGTTGTTTTTCCTATCATGGGAAAAAATTACCTTTGTTAAGAATTTCTAGCTCAGAAAATAGATGTGCCGATTTTAATCCTGCAAACAAGAATCCTCGTAAATGAGTTAAGAAATATATGTGCGActcaacaaaatacaattataccaatcaaaattgataaaatgataacAAGACAGCGCAATCCCTTTTGAGCATATCATGTCTCTCAAGAGAGGGGAAAATGTTTTCAGTAAGTCGTTGATAACAAGatagaaataattattatgGACATAAATTTCCCACcctaaaaatcaacaaaatcagaaaaataaaaatcttgttgtgtgtgtgtgaaagtAAGAAGTGATCGaaagaacaaacaaatataatttcaatCAAGAGATACAGAAGGAGCTTACGAAAGagatagaaaaattaaacatatgacTATGGGGGCTCAGAGCTCAAGCTGCGCAAAACTTATACAATGAGAGTTTAGGGTGTGAAGTCCTTGAAGTTTGTcctttattaaaaacaaaataatgtgcAAAACGGCCACCAGTATAAAGGGTTAATCCAACTCATATTTTTGTTCATGTAATACTTTTCAGATAGCAAATTAGGAAAGAagttttggaataaaaaaagttgCATAAATTAAACTATGCAAGCTTTAGTCATGTGACGTGTAAGAGttgttggtaaatatttgtgttttaatttaaaatttataaatatatattaattctattttataaaataaaatatttattttagattttcttaagattttgttttaatgagtcaactagTTTGTTAGATTTGTTTTGACAACTGGAGGTTAgtttccaacggtcatatttccaacggtcatattttgtttgttgcttAAGGTGACCTGTGCCTATATAttctctttcttcctttctaaaaaaaaacattacagaGCTACAGTCTCGTCTCTTTCtcccaaaattttctatttcttttattataaaataatttatttcttgagagtaagagcattggtgttcataaGGTTTGGGGATCCTTTTGCTGCACACGATCAGAATcaacgggttgtcgtatcttgggagaggaacgcaatcaaaatttcttacccgtgcagtgggggcgttttctctctaaggatagcgtttacgcgcttcaacccaggctatttaattctttcccttgatttaattttttccttGTGCTCATTGTatgatataatgcattatttatgtgttgtcaattaaatttattttgctactgttattttgttatttaattcaagactgtgcatcttcttcatatttattttccttcatttttattttattttctaacaagAGTATGAATGGGGATTTGAATGGGGATTCACACAAGTAGTTAAAGATTTAATATGAACTTATACTTATTTATGGGTGTGTGTGAATCTCTCATAATCCACTTTCTTCACTTGGTGGACAACCAGCTTCtccaagaaaatattttgatgTGTTACAAGAAAGTTTGCTATTATAGTGGGCTAAAAGTTTATTGTACTAGCGAAAACCCACTCTAAATCGATGGCTTACAATGGATCAAAAGTTCATTGGTAAGTTTTATCAACGACCCCAAAAAAGTTCTTTGTAATAGGATGAGTTCAGCCCACTATAACTCGACGATAATATAGTGAGTTTAGTCGTCAATAATTTGACTATCGATAATACAGAGAGCTTAATCGTTAATAAATGATGAATAAAAGTGGACATGAACGAGaatgtataataaattacaaTAGGTTAAAGTGTCTGTATTACAATAGAATTTTTTACTATTCATTAAACCCTTGCAATACAAATGACTTAGCCCATtgtaattatctattttttaaaaaaaaatataaaattactagtacctagaaatatatatatatatatatatatatatatatatatatatatattaattttacatacaaatataatttaaaaataatacttgtttgtacataaaattaatccataatataaattatttcattttcacaacttaaatcctttaaaaaattataatacatagaACCATGTgtgaaacaaatatataaacaaacaaCACAACCACACATATATATCACAACACTGATAGGATGACAACTTAAtatatttccttaattagttcAAAGGccaatatttcaaaaacaacGCTATAAAGAATATCAACACATTGAGTTCTCATATTCACTTGAATCATAATCGTATACTTATAGCATCTTTTActgtctttttttcattttttttcttctaattttctcTTTGTTACAACTAGCGGCGAGACCCAcacaattattttaagaaaaatcaaaaagaaaaaagataaaataatcttTTGTCCAAGTCCAACCAACACATGATGACATTTGGAACTGAATCATTTTTGCTTATATACATATATGGAATATTCATGTCAATTTTGGAATGTAGGTTTACCATTTTGCTAATTTTATTTAGAGGTAAGGATTCAAGTCCACGTACATGGACAAGCAGATGACTTCACAAAACATTCCTTCATAAGATgaatttatttaaggaaaagtAATAGAGACTTAACAAATAAGAATTTGTGATAAATAATCTTATACATGCACTACACTCTGCTAGAAATtaagctttctacatcggttatttggcCCTTTCTACATCAGTTATGAGCCGTTGTTGTAGCGGGAGTCGTTGAAAACCCACACTTTACAACGACGGTTGGTGGACCGATGTAAAAAGACATGGATACAAAGACGGGTCTCAAATCAGAGTCGCCTTAGAATGATGCACATTCTAAGTCAGTTTTAAAgacaaaaccgatgtagaatggtgAGAAATCTACATTGGTTTTctgtcaaccgatgtagaattaaGCCATTATGGGCACTTTCTACATTGATTGTTGGGTACGACTGTCTTAGTATGTTGAGATATCTACATCAGTTTTTAtccaaccgatgtagaatgctgcCCATAATGGCTTAATTCTATATCAGTTGACCGTCTTAGTATGTTGAGGGATCtaacaaccgatgtagaatgtgtgtgtgtgtttttttttttttttttatggaattcaAGCCGTAATGATATATACAAATACCAAAACATGTCTCATGTGAGACTTAATTTATAAATCCTGGTGAAATTTCAGCAATCAACCATgttaataacttaaaattacATCATTAAAATAGCAAgtcattataaaattcctaactaAATTGATCAAATTGATATCACAGATGAGTATCTAATTCAGCAATTCCTATCTCAAAATTTGGACTAGGTCCAGCAAAAATGTCGTGGAAAaccataaacaaaattataaataaaaataagtaccaATCCTCGACATCTTGAATCTAGATGTTGAAGTTGAATCCAAATCAGAAGCCTCAGCAGCTAACTACTTGATACTGTCATTCATGATACCAGCAGAAGTTACAACATTCAAGGGTGTTGCATTGGTGTAGTGCTTCGCCAACAATAGctctcactactaaaaaaatagctttctacatcgcccaattaacatcggttatagctaaaaccgatgttaaagaaagcgcggtgacatttttgtaaataagtagacttagttaacatcgttttttccaaaaccaatgttaactactccatagtaacatctgttattttaataaccgatgttattatggagtagttaacatcggtttttccaaaaccgatgttagtatgccattgttaacatcgattttgtaaaaactgatgttatcgagtcgatgttaacatcggttttattataaccgatgttacatagttgatgttaacatcggttaattataaaaaaccgatgttgttatcattataaattaaacttctgaaattgcacaacccgcgcttgaaccctatcgttcttcttctttctccttgcgcttgaaccctatcgttcttcttctttctccttgtgTCAAAGTCGCTTGTGCTTCTGTGAatgcaaccacattgtggagatCGTGTTTGTGGAGATTGTCTTTGCCACTTATCcattgaggtacgtcctttggttttaacattaggcgtttGTCGTTTTAACCCAGGGCTTTATTgttgtttctccttctgcctgagtTTGTGTTTGTCACAAACTGGGCTGCGATTCCGTGACTGCAACTACATTGTCGAGTTGGCGTTTGTGGAGTTCATGTCTGCGCTTCCATCGAAGGTATGTCTCTGTTGtatgttaatgatgaaaatccattgttcaatggtcTGTCTCTGTTTTGATGTTTCGAAACCCTAGTTAGGCACAAAGGGTTAATCGTAACTGAATGTGTAGTGATTTAGGACTACATGTAACTGCCTTAAGCAGTTATTGCAGAATAAATTATGGAGTAACAACAAGGGGGGTTAGGCAGTTTTTAGTGGGTTTTCAGGAAGGGAGACATGAGGCTGTCAAATTTACATAGAGGGTTTCAGGGacaaagctttgatttacaCAGAGGGTTTCAGGGACAAAACTTTGAATTGTatattgaatttcatccaaatttttgacaagtcattgttacttccatgaatattgatattgtatcatgcttaattatatgcatttgCTTATTCTGATCATTGTGTGTTGTGTGATTATTTCTTCCATGCAAGTACATGATTCCTATTTGTTGTGAGAGTGAAATGATGGGCAGCAGCACCAACTGAGGTgagtttatatttccttttttttgtctttatctttgttagtttgttatatattttttattttatatgtttgagttttaaatgtgtaaaaaatagaaatagaaaggtcTGCTGATTGCTTAGGAATTCCttgctctttcatggcattCCTTTTGAACCTCAAAAGGTGCTTATGATGGCCTTTGGTTAAATTTCTGATTATATGTATTGGGGTCCTTGTGCTGGGTTATTGTTGGGTTTGTTTTGGTTTCTGGAAGGTGGCACTtttgtgtcttttttttattttttatttttggaaggcaaacatagatatatatattattaataatatcaaatcaGTACCAGAAGTATTGATGAATTACACATAATTACATGACACTTAGAGTGTTTCCTCCCAACCCAAACAAACCCTCCAATAATCCACTACAAAGGATAAAATATCCAACCCAAACAGATAGTCAATATACCCAGCCCATATCAACTAAAATAAGCCACAAGGTTAGAAGACCATTGGTTGAAAGAAAACCTGAAGTGTTTCTCTCTGGTCTTTAACCATGACCAATTGAGGAATAAAGCATCATCCATCACTTTAGATGGTTGAAAGTGATTACCCTCGAAAACCACCTGGTTTCTATGCTTCCATATAGAGTTAGTCAGAGCTACCCACCATCCATATCGATGAGATTGATTTTTCCCTATGGCATAGCCCTCACAGAATTGAATAAAGTGTGCTGCTGGAGATGATGCAATGGGGCCAACCATCTGATTCCAACTCATAGATTCCCACCACAGCCCTAAGGTCATTTCACAATTGAAGAACAAATGATCCACCTCCTCTTGAGCATTCCCACACAGAGGGCATGAAGTATCCTgcttctgcatatttcttcgaAGGAGATTTCCTCTAGTGGGCAGTCTATCTAGGATAAGTCTCCATGAGAAAATCGCAGCCCTTGGGGGTACATTCAGATTCCATACAATCTTCAGGATGTTGGCCTCCATAATTGGGGTGGTGGTCTTCAAAAGTCTGTAAGCTGACTTAGTAGAATATATACCACTGCGATCAGCTTTCCAAACCTGAATATCCTGCATATGAGGTTGGATTTGAATGTCAGTAATTGCTTCCATGAATGTCACAGTTGTATGTTGCTCATAGTCAAATAAATTTCTTCTCCACTTTAAGTCCCAACACCACTTGCCTTGGGAAAAGATTCCCATGTTGGATATGGTACTGTTCTGCTGATCACTAATCAGGAATAGCTGATTGAATTGCTGTTCAAGTTTATAATCTTCCCCCAACCAATTATCTTtccagaattttattttttcccctcCTCCCACCTTCCATACCATCTACTGCTGAATAATACTGAACTCAGGCTGTTGATATAACTTTCGAAGATCCCTCCACCAATGAGACTGCCAAGATTTATCCCTCCCACTGCTAAGATCTGACCATCCACCATATTTAGACATTAAGATTCTAACCCACAACTGATTATGATTAGAAGATAAAGCCCATATCCATGTACCCATCAGAGCTGTATTGAATTTAGAAATATCTTTGACTCCTAGACCCCCTTCTTCCTTAGAGAGACAAACTACTTCCCATTTCACCCAAGGGATTTTTTTATGCCCTTGAACACCCCCCCACAGGAAGTTCCTTTGCAAGGAGACAAGTTTGAGAGCTATTCTTCGAGGAAGCTTGAAAAAAGATAAGGTATAAATAGGGAGGGCAGTGAGGACAGAATTGATGAGAGTAACCTTTCCAGCCATAGATAAAATTTTCTGGTTCCATTTAGACAGCTTCTCTTCATATTTCCTGATCAGCGGTTCCCACACCAAGCTGCTGGTGGACTTTGCCCCAATGGGAATGCCCAGATAATAGAAAGGAATCTCCATATGTCTACAGTTCAAAAATTATGCTGCCTCATGAATCCAGTTGACCTCAGCTCTAAAGATCCCAACTTGACTTTTTGCAAAGTTAATCTTCAATCCAGATGCCAATTCAAAACCCCTCAGCATAGCCTTCAAAGCAATAACATTATCCCACGAAGCATGCCCCACAAATactatgtcatctgcatatTGCAGAATATTAACCTGCTCATTTTGCTTCCCTACCTAAAAACTTGTATACAGATTATTATCTATTGCAACCCTCATCATTCCAGTTAAGCCTTCAGCCACTATGTTGAAGAGCAAGGGGGCTAGGGGATCCCCTTGTCTCAAACCTCTAGTGGGAGAAAACTCCTTTGTGGGGCTGCCATTTATTAGGATTGATATAGTGGCAGAT encodes the following:
- the LOC114410542 gene encoding uncharacterized protein LOC114410542, coding for MVWKVGGGEKIKFWKDNWLGEDYKLEQQFNQLFLISDQQNSTISNMGIFSQGKWCWDLKWRRNLFDYEQHTTVTFMEAITDIQIQPHMQDIQVWKADRSGIYSTKSAYRLLKTTTPIMEANILKIVWNLNVPPRAAIFSWRLILDRLPTRGNLLRRNMQKQDTSCPLCGNAQEEVDHLFFNCEMTLGLWWESMSWNQMVGPIASSPAAHFIQFCEGYAIGKNQSHRYGWWVALTNSIWKHRNQVVFEGNHFQPSKVMDDALFLNWSWLKTREKHFRFSFNQWSSNLVAYFS